In Pseudomonas campi, the sequence CTTCATCGGTGGTACTGCTGATAAGCCGGCACCGATTACCGAAAAAGAAGCCGATGCTATTCTGCGTCGCGTTGCCGATAGCGGTGACAAGCCGAAGCCGAAAACACTGTTCGAGCCGGGCGAGACTGTTCGCGTTGTCGATGGTCCGTTTGCCGACTTCAACGGTGTTGTCGAAGAAGTTAACTACGAAAAGAGCCGGATCCACGTGGCCGTGCTTATTTTCGGTCGTTCCACTCCGGTGGAGCTGGAGTTCAGTCAGGTCGAGAAGGCATAACTGGACAAATCATCCCGTACCCCGCAGCTATTGGCTGCGGGGTTTTGTCGTCACTGGGATAAAGGCGTTATCAACCGGGGAGCCTCTTTAGGCGCTTGAACCCGTATTTGGAGTAGCTCATGGCTAAGAAGATTACCGCTTATATCAAGCTGCAAGTGAAGGCCGCTCAGGCCAACCCGTCGCCGCCCGTTGGTCCGGCTCTGGGTCAGCACGGCGTGAATATCATGGAATTCTGCAAGGCGTTCAACGCCCGTACCCAGGGCATGGAACCTGGCCTGCCGACTCCTGTGATCATCACCGTTTACAGCGACCGCAGCTTCACCTTTGAAACCAAAAGCACCCCGGCTTCGGTTCTGCTGAAAAAGGCCGCCGGCCTGACCAGCGGTTCTGCTCGTCCGAACACCGTCAAAGTTGGCACCGTTACCCGTGCTCAGCTGGAAGAGATCGCTAAAGCCAAGTCGGCTGATCTGACTGCCGCTGATCTGGATGCGGCCGTGCGTACCATCGCCGGCTCCGCGCGTAGCATGGGCCTCAACGTGGAGGGTGTGTAATGGCTAAGCTGACCAAGCGCCAGAAGGCTATCGCTGAAAAAATC encodes:
- the nusG gene encoding transcription termination/antitermination protein NusG, coding for MAKRWYVVHAYSGYEKHVMRSLVERVKLAGMEDVFGEILVPTEEVVEMRNGQKRKSERKFFPGYVLVQMEMSEATWHLIKNTPRVMGFIGGTADKPAPITEKEADAILRRVADSGDKPKPKTLFEPGETVRVVDGPFADFNGVVEEVNYEKSRIHVAVLIFGRSTPVELEFSQVEKA
- the rplK gene encoding 50S ribosomal protein L11 gives rise to the protein MAKKITAYIKLQVKAAQANPSPPVGPALGQHGVNIMEFCKAFNARTQGMEPGLPTPVIITVYSDRSFTFETKSTPASVLLKKAAGLTSGSARPNTVKVGTVTRAQLEEIAKAKSADLTAADLDAAVRTIAGSARSMGLNVEGV